The following proteins come from a genomic window of Triticum aestivum cultivar Chinese Spring chromosome 6A, IWGSC CS RefSeq v2.1, whole genome shotgun sequence:
- the LOC123128534 gene encoding E3 ubiquitin-protein ligase COP1 translates to MGDSSVAPAGALVPSVPKPEHAPSAGDPAAQLQALAAAAADDECAGAGASPSSSPGEGDGAGAAEGADAAGDRDLLCPICMALIKDAFLTACGHSFCYMCIVTHLNHKSDCPCCANYLTKAQLYPNFLLDKVVKKMSARQVAKTASPIDQFRHVVQQGNDMSVKELDSLMTLIAEKKRQMEQQESETNMQILLVFLHCLRKQKLEELNEIQTDLQYIKDDISSVERHRLDLHRTKERYSMRLRMLLDEPAASKMWPSPMEKPSSPFVPNSRAPPSTSSPGGLNNRRFDLRAPASHQGHQRRDALASSDPPNPPIQSSNVIARKRRVQAQFNELQEYYLQRRRTGAQSHRQEDVVTMNREGYHEGLEDFQSVLTTFTRYSRLRVIAELRHGDLFHSANIVSSIEFDRDDELFATAGVSKRIKVFEFSTVVNEPSDVHCPVVEMATRSKLSCLSWNKYSKNVIASSDYEGIVTVWDVQTRQSVMEYEEHEKRAWSVDFSRTEPKMLVSGSDDCKVKVWCTNQEASAINIDMKANICSVKYNPGSSYYVAVGSADHHIHYFDLRNPSAPLHVFGGHKKAVSYVKFLSNNELASASTDSTLRLWDVKDNCPLRTFRGHKNEKNFVGLSVNNEYIACGSETNEVFVYHKAISKPASSHRFLSTDPDDAEDDPGSYFISAVCWKSDSPTMLTANSQGTIKVLVLAP, encoded by the exons aTGGGCGACTCCTCGGTCGCCCCCGCCGGCGCGCTCGTGCCGTCGGTGCCCAAGCCGGAGCACGCGCCGTCCGCGGGCGACCCGGCGGCCCAGCTCCaggccctggcggcggcggcggcggacgacgagtgcgcgggcgcgggcgcctcgccgtcgtcctcgccgggggagggggacggggcaggggcggcggAGGGGGCGGATGCGGCGGGGGACAGGGACCTGCTCTGCCCGATCTGCATGGCGCTCATCAAGGACGCCTTCCTCACCGCCTGCGGCCACAGCTTCTGCTACATGTGCATCGTCACGCACCTCAACCACAAGAGCGACTGCCCCTGCTGCGCCAACTACCTCACCAAGGCGCAGCTCTACCCCAACTTCCTCCTCGACAAG GTCGTGAAGAAAATGTCGGCCCGACAAGTTGCAAAAACAGCGTCTCCCATTGATCAATTCCGACATGTTGTGCAACAG GGAAATGACATGTCAGTTAAAGAGCTAGACAGCCTTATGACTTTGATTGCTGAGAAGAAGAGGCAAATGGAACAACAAGAGTCAGAGACAAATATGCAAATATTGCTAGTTTTCTTGCACTGCCTTAGAAAGCAAAAGCTTGAAGAGTTGAATGAG ATTCAAACTGACCTGCAGTACATCAAAGATGATATAAGCAGTGTGGAGAGACATAGGTTAGATCTGCATCGAACAAAAGAAAGGTACTCCATGAGGCTTCGCATGCTTTTGGATGAACCTGCTGCATCAAAGATGTGGCCTTCGCCTATGGAGAAACCTAGCAGTCCCTTTGTTCCCAACTCTCGGGCACCACCTAGCACATCATCTCCAGGGGGTTTAAATAATAGGAGGTTTGATTTGAGAGCTCCGGCAAGCCATCAAGGACATCAAAGAAGAGATGCCCTTGCCAGCTCAGACCCTCCCAATCCCCCTATACAGTCGAGTAATGTTATTGCTCGGAAGAGGCGAGTTCAAGCGCAG TTTAACGAACTTCAAGAATACTACCTGCAAAGACGGCGTACTGGAGCGCAATCTCACAGACAAGAGGATGTTGTTACGATGAATAGAGAAGGTTATCATGAAGGTCTTGAAGATTTTCAGTCTGTGCTTACAACATTCACTCGATATAG TCGCTTACGTGTAATTGCGGAACTTAGACATGGAGATCTGTTCCACTCAGCAAATATTGTATCCAG TATCGAATTTGATCGTGATGACGAGCTATTCGCTACTGCTGGAGTCTCGAAGCGTATTAAAGTCTTTGAATTTTCTACA GTTGTTAATGAGCCATCCGATGTCCACTGTCCAGTTGTTGAAATGGCTACCAGATCTAAACTCAGCTGCCTTAGCTGGAACAAGTACTCAAAAAATGTTATAGCAAGTAGTGATTATGAAGGCATAGTTACTGTTTGGGATGTTCAAACCCGCCAG AGTGTGATGGAGTATGAAGAGCATGAGAAAAGAGCATGGAGTGTTGATTTTTCACGTACAGAGCCCAAGATGCTAGTATCTGGTAGTGATGATTGCAAG GTCAAAGTGTGGTGCACAAATCAGGAAGCAAGTGCCATTAACATTGATATGAAGGCAAATATTTGCTCTGTTAAATATAATCCTGGATCGAGCTATTATGTCGCG GTTGGTTCTGCTGACCACCATATCCATTATTTTGATTTACGAAATCCAAGTGCACCTCTCCATGTTTTTGGTGGGCACAAGAAAGCTGTTTCTTATGTGAAATTCTTATCGAATAACGAGCTTGCATCTGCGTCGACCGATAGCACGTTACGGTTATGGGATGTCAAGGACAATTGCCCG CTAAGGACGTTCAGAGGGCACAAAAATGAGAAGAACTTTGTAGGACTATCTGTAAATAACGAATATATTGCTTGCGGGAGTGAAACAAATGAGGTTTTTGTTTACCACAAG GCTATCTCCAAACCTGCTTCCAGCCATAGGTTTCTGTCCACGGACCCGGACGACGCCGAAGATGATCCCGGGTCTTATTTCATTAGCGCTGTCTGCTGGAAGAGTGATAGCCCTACTATGCTAACTGCTAACAGCCAGGGGACCATTAAAGTTCTCGTGCTCGCCCCTTGA
- the LOC123128535 gene encoding uncharacterized protein: MDAKRTAVGRASVTALVTACVTVVAYALATAAEYALDRYHLCSQASFLLRCVSVTAAEWRALWLAMLCCTVLEAAVAALALRLPCRRRALACLQLEVTMVRHCMCARAFLLPLAADPEYLVGTICIGFTFCFAANDVANFVHFLRGGDN; this comes from the exons atggacgccaagAGGACTGCCGTCGGGCGCGCCAGCGTAACGGCGCTCGTCACCGCCTGCGTCACCGTCGTCGCCTACGCCTTGGCCACAGCGGCCGAGTACGCACTCGACCGCTACCACCTCTGCAGCCAG GCTTCCTTCCTCCTGCGCTGCGTCAGTGTGACGGCCGCCGAGTGGAGGGCCCTCTGGCTCGCCATGCTCTGCTGCACGGTGCTCGAGGCGGCCGTGGCGGCGCTGGCGCTGCGgctcccatgccgccgccgcgccctcgcctGCCTCCAGCTCGAGGTCACCATGGTCCGCCACTGCATGTGCGCCCGCGccttcctcctccccctcgccgccgacccGGAATATCTAGTCGGCACGATCTGCATCGGGTTCACCTTCTGCTTCGCAGCGAACGACGTCGCCAACTTCGTGCACTTTCTCCGTGGAGGTGACAACTGA
- the LOC123131042 gene encoding uncharacterized protein — MDGNKTAARPASLRAFYIARATVVVFALATAADYVLDRYHLCSSQSQASFLLPCVRATAAAAAEWRALWLGMLFCAVLEAAVAALALRLPCRHRALAYLHRALTIVRHYMYVRAARIFLAADPGVYLTGICIGSACNFITDDVFSFMGLFRFGGEV; from the exons ATGGACGGCAACAAGACTGCCGCCCGGCCGGCCAGCCTACGGGCGTTCTACATCGCCCGCGCCACCGTCGTCGTCTTCGCCTTGGCCACAGCGGCCGACTACGTACTCGACCGCTACCACCTCTGCAGCAGCCAGAGCCAG GCTTCCTTCCTCCTGCCGTGCgtcagggcgacggcggcggccgccgcggagTGGAGGGCCCTCTGGCTCGGCATGCTCTTCTGCGCAGTGCTCGAGGCGGCCGTCGCGGCGCTGGCGCTGCGGCTCCCATGCCGCCACCGCGCCCTCGCCTACCTCCACCGCGCGCTGACCATCGTCCGCCACTACATGTACGTCCGCGCCGCCCGCATCTTCCTCGCCGCCGACCCAGGAGTCTACCTCACCGGGATCTGCATCGGGAGCGCCTGCAACTTCATAACGGACGACGTCTTCAGCTTCATGGGGCTTTTCCGTTTTGGAGGCGAGGTGTGA